A genomic window from Lycium barbarum isolate Lr01 chromosome 4, ASM1917538v2, whole genome shotgun sequence includes:
- the LOC132638781 gene encoding G-type lectin S-receptor-like serine/threonine-protein kinase LECRK2 → MASTIVPYLFLLAFLVLPPSTIAKSYKNISLGSTLTTSDVTNFWLSPSGEFAFGFQKIGNGSSGFLLAIWFNKLKEKTIVWSANRNKIAPDGSKILLSIDGNLVFYTVEANNAYWSTTTGGSGYQVIFNQSGFIFVQAKNGTLLTWISSSNEANSTTSQLYQRAILEYDGVFRHYVYPKKSSSGRPMEWFTTYNIPDNICLSKPQGIGGIACGFNSLCSIGTDQRPRCKCPLGYILNDPNDKLGNCKPNFPQQDCKDESRDVEAFTIYEMPNTNWFGGDYASYLDGTEDSCGQNCLSDCYCALAVYYRGSCWKKRYPLLNGRVDPTDSTKAFLKIRKDNSTVGPRTTTTITTPQSQDGEKRKNQSSLIISVSVLLGSSIFILMLLAFLYVFKFKWKKTKKMLPYQVVSGVNIRCFSYNELEEATNGFEEVLGTGAFSTVYKAVLNDENGKIVTVKKLHKTVTEGEEGFHAEVNSISRTNHKNLVQLLGFCNEGQHRLLVNEHVKNGSLADLLFKDSRLSWSKRVQVAIDTAKGLCYLHEECRAQIIHCDIKPQNVLLDESLTANIADFGIAKLLGKDQTGTTTKVRGTRGYVAPEWFRNTAITVKVDVYSFGILLLELICCRKSYKQDVANENEMILAEWACDCYRRKELHLLAGDDEEAIEDIMRFEKLLMVAIWCIQENPALRPSMKNVMLMLEGSVEVSIPPDPFFFICSVYQGKRWKYTP, encoded by the exons ATGGCTTCTACAATTGTCCCTTATCTATTTCTACTTGCATTTTTAGTGCTTCCACCTTCAACAATTGCTAAATCTTACAAAAACATTAGTTTAGGCTCAACACTCACTACAAGTGATGTTACTAATTTTTGGCTATCTCCATCTGGTGAATTTGCTTTTGGCTTTCAAAAAATTGGAAATGGTTCATCAGGATTCTTACTAGCCATTTGGTTCAACAAACTCAAAGAAAAGACCATAGTTTGGTCAGCCAATAGAAATAAAATCGCACCAGATGGATCCAAAATTCTGCTCTCCATCGATGGAAATCTGGTGTTTTACACAGTTGAAGCAAATAATGCATATTGGTCAACCACGACTGGTGGCAGTGGTTACCAGGTGATCTTCAATCAATCCGGCTTTATTTTCGTTCAAGCAAAGAACGGAACTCTGTTGACTTGGATATCTTCTTCCAATGAGGCAAACTCAACAACAAGCCAATTGTATCAGCGAGCGATTCTTGAATATGATGGAGTTTTTAGGCACTATGTCTATCCAAAAAAATCTTCTAGTGGCAGGCCGATGGAATGGTTTACTACTTATAACATTCCAGACAACATCTGTTTGTCTAAACCGCAAGGTATAGGAGGCATCGCCTGTGGTTTCAACAGCCTTTGCTCGATTGGAACTGACCAGCGGCCAAGATGTAAGTGTCCACTCGGGTATATCTTGAATGATCCGAACGACAAATTAGGCAATTGCAAACCGAATTTCCCCCAGCAAGATTGTAAGGATGAATCGCGAGATGTTGAGGCTTTCACTATCTACGAAATGCCCAACACTAACTGGTTCGGCGGTGATTATGCATCCTACCTAGATGGCACAGAGGATTCCTGCGGACAGAATTGTTTAAGTGACTGTTATTGTGCTCTTGCTGTTTATTACAGAGGATCTTGTTGGAAGAAAAGGTATCCGCTTTTAAATGGGAGAGTAGATCCAACAGATTCAACGAAAGCTTTTTTAAAAATAAGGAAAGACAACTCCACAGTGGGACCGAGAACAACAACAACTATTACTACGCCTCAGTCTCAGGATGGtgaaaaaaggaaaaatcaaTCTAGTCTAATCATTTCTGTTTCTGTATTGTTGGGCAGTTCAATTTTCATCTTAATGTTGTTGGCCTTTTTGTATGTTTTTAAGTTCAAATGGAAAAAAACAAAGAAGATGTTACCATATCAAGTTGTTTCAGGAGTGAACATAAGATGTTTTAGCTACAATGAGCTAGAAGAAGCTACAAACGGATTCGAAGAAGTGTTAGGAACCGGGGCCTTCTCAACAGTTTACAAAGCGGTTCTTAATGACGAAAATGGGAAAATCGTCACTGTCAAGAAACTACACAAGACGGTAACAGAAGGAGAAGAAGGATTCCATGCTGAAGTGAATTCAATCAGCAGGACTAATCACAAGAACTTGGTCCAACTCCTCGGGTTCTGCAACGAAGGCCAACACCGTCTTTTGGTAAATGAACACGTGAAAAATGGCTCATTAGCAGACTTGTTATTCAAAGATTCTAGGCTTAGTTGGTCCAAAAGGGTACAAGTTGCTATAGACACTGCTAAAGGGCTTTGCTATTTGCATGAAGAGTGTCGTGCCCAAATTATACACTGTGACATCAAGCCCCAAAATGTGCTCTTAGATGAAAGTTTGACAGCAAACATAGCAGATTTCGGAATAGCCAAGCTTTTGGGGAAAGATCAGACTGGAACGACCACTAAG GTACGTGGAACGAGAGGATACGTCGCCCCAGAGTGGTTCAGGAACACGGCTATAACCGTCAAAGTGGACGTATACAGCTTTGGAATCTTGCTTTTAGAGCTGATCTGCTGCAGAAAAAGTTACAAGCAGGACGTGGCGAATGAGAACGAGATGATACTTGCGGAGTGGGCTTGTGATTGCTATAGAAGAAAGGAGTTGCACTTACTCGCAGGCGATGatgaagaggcaatagaagatATCATGAGGTTCGAGAAGTTGTTGATGGTTGCTATTTGGTGCATTCAAGAAAATCCAGCATTAAGGCCTAGCATGAAGAATGTTATGCTAATGCTTGAAGGTTCTGTGGAAGTCTCAATTCCTCCTGACCCTTTTTTCTTTATCTGTTCTGTTTATCAAGGGAAAAGGTGGAAATATACCccttaa